The Gemmatimonadetes bacterium SCN 70-22 genome has a segment encoding these proteins:
- a CDS encoding energy-dependent translational throttle protein EttA: MAPQFIYVMKALTKVVPPSRVILNDIWLSFYPGAKIGVLGSNGAGKSSLLRIMAGVDKDWNGEAWAAQGTRIGYLPQEPQLDPTLTVQGNVELAVKEQRDLLNRFNEISMQFAEPMSDEAMQKLLDEQARVQDKIDHLDLWNLDNKIEVAMDALRLPPADADVTTLSGGEKRRVALCRVLLEQPDMLLLDEPTNHLDAESVAWLEHFLADFPGTVVAITHDRYFLDNVAKWILELDRGSGYPYEGNYTSWLEQKKSRLAQEEKTASVRQKTLERELEWVRMAPRARQAKNKARIQAYEELASEAAQERVTQHEIVIPPAPRLGNDVVIADKLKKSFGEKLLFENLSFSLPRGGIVGIIGPNGAGKTTLFRMITGGETPDEGTLKVGDTVQISYGDQTRTLDGARTVWDEISGGREMIPVGKREMNSRAYVGSFGFKGSDQQKLVANMSGGERNRLHLAKTLMTGGNLLLLDEPTNDLDVDTLRALEDALLDFAGCAVIISHDRWFLDRVATHILAFEGNSEVVWFEGNYGAYIEDLKKRKGPDADQPHRIAYRKLVR, encoded by the coding sequence ATGGCCCCACAGTTCATCTACGTCATGAAGGCGCTGACGAAGGTCGTCCCTCCGTCGCGCGTGATCCTGAACGACATCTGGCTCTCCTTCTACCCCGGGGCCAAGATCGGCGTCCTCGGCAGCAACGGGGCCGGCAAGTCGTCGCTCCTTCGCATCATGGCGGGGGTGGACAAGGACTGGAACGGCGAGGCGTGGGCGGCGCAGGGGACCCGGATCGGCTACCTGCCGCAGGAGCCCCAGCTCGACCCCACGCTCACCGTGCAGGGGAACGTCGAACTGGCGGTCAAGGAGCAGCGCGACCTGCTCAATCGCTTCAACGAGATCTCGATGCAGTTCGCCGAGCCGATGAGCGACGAGGCGATGCAGAAGCTCCTCGACGAGCAGGCCAGGGTGCAGGACAAGATCGACCACCTGGACCTGTGGAACCTCGACAACAAGATCGAGGTGGCGATGGACGCGTTGCGCCTCCCGCCGGCCGATGCCGACGTCACGACGCTGTCGGGGGGTGAGAAGCGTCGCGTCGCGCTCTGTCGCGTGTTGCTGGAGCAGCCCGACATGCTCCTCCTCGACGAGCCGACGAACCACCTGGACGCCGAGAGCGTGGCGTGGCTGGAGCACTTCCTGGCCGACTTCCCCGGGACCGTGGTAGCCATCACCCACGATCGCTACTTCCTGGACAACGTGGCCAAGTGGATCCTCGAGCTCGACCGCGGGAGCGGCTACCCGTACGAGGGGAACTACACCAGCTGGCTGGAGCAGAAGAAGTCGCGCCTGGCGCAGGAGGAGAAGACGGCCAGCGTGCGCCAGAAGACGCTGGAGCGCGAGCTGGAGTGGGTGCGCATGGCGCCGCGGGCGCGGCAGGCCAAGAACAAGGCGCGCATCCAGGCCTACGAGGAGCTGGCGAGCGAGGCGGCGCAGGAGCGGGTGACGCAGCACGAGATCGTCATCCCGCCGGCGCCGCGGCTGGGCAACGACGTCGTCATCGCCGACAAGCTGAAGAAGTCGTTCGGCGAAAAGCTCCTGTTCGAGAACCTCAGCTTTTCGCTCCCGCGCGGCGGGATCGTCGGGATCATCGGCCCCAACGGGGCGGGGAAGACGACGCTCTTCCGGATGATCACGGGAGGCGAGACGCCGGACGAGGGGACGCTCAAGGTCGGCGACACGGTGCAGATCTCGTACGGCGACCAGACGCGCACGCTGGACGGGGCACGCACCGTGTGGGACGAGATTTCCGGTGGGCGCGAGATGATCCCCGTGGGGAAGCGGGAGATGAACTCGCGGGCCTACGTCGGGTCGTTCGGCTTCAAGGGGAGCGACCAGCAGAAGCTGGTGGCCAACATGTCCGGGGGGGAGCGCAACCGCTTGCACCTGGCGAAGACGCTGATGACGGGCGGCAACCTCCTCCTCCTCGACGAGCCCACCAACGACCTCGACGTCGATACGCTGCGTGCGCTGGAAGATGCGCTCCTCGACTTTGCCGGCTGTGCGGTGATCATCTCCCACGACCGGTGGTTCCTGGACCGCGTCGCCACGCACATCCTGGCGTTCGAGGGGAACTCGGAGGTGGTGTGGTTCGAGGGGAACTACGGGGCGTACATCGAGGATCTCAAGAAGCGAAAGGGGCCGGATGCGGACCAGCCGCACCGGATCGCATACCGGAAGTTGGTGAGATAG
- a CDS encoding D-aminoacylase, producing the protein MVAQASRDAPDGRVRLGGAEYDVVIRNGRVLDGMGNPWILADVGIRDGKFARIGKIDGQGVREIDARGLYVSPGWIDMMDQSGGVLPRNGLAENKLRMGVTTAIGGEGGFPVGASRIPEYFATLERQGISINFGSYYSATQARSAVIGAFNRAPTPAELDRMRASMDTAMRAGAMGMTTALIYPPSSYSTTEELVELAKVAAKYGGVYASHIRGEGAEVVQSVRELVRIAEEGGLPGEVFHLKVAYRPGWGVLMDSVRQVVEAARARNVDVAADLYVYTAGGTGLEATIPSWAADGGRDSLLKRLADPAIRERLKRELQTGSPGWWNIVEAAGGWDGVVLVNARNPANAKYERKTLTQIAREMGKEPADAAWDLVAQGNGRVMAIYHMMSEQDIETALRFPWTSIGSDAGAQLAAGSVDQTGLPHPRMYGNAVRVLSRYARDRKVLSLEEAVRKQTSWPATRMRLAARGSIKEGNWADVTIFNLETLDDRATYDDPIAYPTGIEYVLVNGQVTIDRGTHTTARAGHVLYGPGKR; encoded by the coding sequence GTGGTCGCCCAGGCCTCGCGCGATGCGCCTGACGGCCGCGTCCGCCTGGGGGGCGCCGAGTACGACGTGGTCATCCGCAACGGGCGCGTCCTCGACGGGATGGGGAACCCGTGGATCCTGGCCGACGTCGGTATCCGCGACGGCAAGTTCGCCCGCATCGGGAAGATCGACGGACAAGGCGTGCGCGAGATCGACGCCCGCGGGCTCTACGTCTCCCCAGGGTGGATCGACATGATGGACCAGTCGGGCGGGGTCCTCCCGCGCAACGGGCTGGCCGAGAACAAGCTGCGCATGGGGGTGACGACGGCGATCGGCGGCGAGGGCGGATTCCCCGTCGGCGCGTCGCGCATCCCGGAGTACTTCGCCACCCTCGAACGACAGGGGATCAGCATCAACTTCGGGAGCTACTACAGCGCGACCCAGGCCCGCTCGGCGGTGATCGGCGCCTTCAACCGCGCCCCCACCCCCGCCGAGTTGGACCGGATGCGCGCCAGCATGGACACGGCGATGCGCGCCGGGGCGATGGGGATGACCACGGCGCTCATCTACCCACCCAGTTCCTACAGCACCACCGAGGAACTGGTCGAGCTGGCGAAGGTCGCGGCGAAGTACGGCGGCGTCTACGCGAGCCATATCCGCGGTGAGGGCGCGGAAGTGGTGCAGTCGGTGCGCGAGCTGGTGCGCATCGCCGAGGAAGGGGGGCTCCCCGGCGAGGTCTTCCACCTCAAGGTGGCGTATCGCCCCGGGTGGGGGGTGCTGATGGACAGCGTGCGCCAGGTGGTGGAGGCCGCCCGCGCGCGCAACGTGGATGTTGCCGCCGATTTGTATGTCTACACGGCCGGTGGCACGGGGCTCGAGGCCACGATCCCGTCGTGGGCCGCCGACGGCGGACGCGATTCGCTGCTCAAGCGCCTCGCCGACCCCGCGATCCGCGAGCGCCTCAAGCGCGAGCTGCAGACCGGATCCCCCGGATGGTGGAACATCGTGGAGGCGGCCGGCGGCTGGGATGGCGTGGTGCTGGTGAACGCGCGGAACCCGGCCAACGCGAAGTACGAGCGGAAGACGCTCACCCAGATCGCGCGGGAGATGGGGAAGGAACCGGCCGACGCGGCGTGGGACCTGGTGGCCCAGGGGAACGGGCGCGTCATGGCGATCTACCACATGATGAGCGAGCAGGACATCGAGACCGCGCTCCGCTTCCCGTGGACGAGCATCGGGAGCGACGCGGGGGCCCAGCTCGCCGCTGGGAGCGTGGACCAGACGGGACTGCCGCACCCGCGCATGTACGGCAACGCGGTGCGCGTCCTCTCGCGCTACGCGCGCGACCGCAAGGTCCTGTCGCTCGAGGAAGCCGTTCGCAAGCAGACGTCGTGGCCGGCCACGCGGATGCGCCTGGCCGCCCGCGGTTCCATCAAGGAGGGGAACTGGGCCGACGTCACGATCTTCAACCTCGAGACGCTCGACGATCGGGCCACCTACGACGACCCGATCGCCTATCCCACGGGGATCGAGTACGTCCTGGTCAACGGCCAGGTGACGATCGACCGCGGGACGCACACCACGGCGCGCGCCGGCCACGTGCTGTACGGGCCGGGAAAGCGTTAG